In Pseudovibrio brasiliensis, the following are encoded in one genomic region:
- a CDS encoding porin yields MRHFTTSAAAALMMSATPVLAADLPVAPEPVEYVQICDAYGTGYFYIPGTDTCLRIRGRVRAEYRFNNFGAAPSDWSERTRNSTSTRARGYLRMDARTQTEYGLLRAYIDLFGTVDTPGFIQDDSSVPNVNNPVGSFGVEQDNTVMTLDYAFVQFGGMTIGRAQSFYDFWTGYAYGAITTVAYSDQNLWLAGYTFDLGNGLSTSWSVEDRTARQQNLFTGEYLNSTGFNQGYGGMRFPDLVANIRLDQGWGSAQIMGALTEIRYLESYPSGLLGWAVGGGVEFNLPFFTSYLSGFQGVVQATFSQGALGYVNSDWQNVVWDSTSLTDGEDGIATGWSIAWGFQADFSPEWNAAIQASFANARSKFLWNQSQWDVVGKIGWTPVSGFEIGTEVAYRNVGLGDLYPDNAVNGGNPTRPIGQQDIISILLRVQRDF; encoded by the coding sequence ATGCGCCACTTTACAACTAGCGCCGCAGCAGCGCTTATGATGAGTGCCACTCCGGTCCTTGCAGCCGATCTTCCCGTTGCGCCGGAGCCCGTAGAATACGTCCAGATCTGTGACGCCTACGGTACTGGATATTTTTATATTCCAGGCACTGATACCTGTTTGAGAATTCGCGGTCGAGTTCGTGCTGAATATCGCTTCAACAATTTTGGAGCGGCACCAAGCGACTGGTCCGAACGGACAAGAAATTCAACATCCACTCGTGCACGTGGTTACCTCCGCATGGACGCACGGACTCAAACAGAATACGGTCTGCTTCGCGCTTACATCGATTTGTTTGGAACAGTTGATACTCCTGGCTTTATTCAGGATGACAGCTCCGTTCCCAACGTGAACAACCCAGTCGGCTCGTTTGGGGTTGAGCAGGACAACACTGTTATGACGCTTGATTATGCGTTCGTACAGTTTGGCGGTATGACCATCGGTCGCGCACAGTCCTTCTATGACTTCTGGACCGGTTATGCATATGGTGCGATCACCACCGTTGCATACTCTGACCAAAACCTCTGGCTTGCCGGTTACACATTTGACCTAGGCAATGGCCTTTCAACCAGCTGGTCTGTAGAAGACAGAACTGCTCGTCAGCAAAACCTCTTTACTGGTGAGTATCTTAACTCTACAGGATTTAACCAGGGTTACGGCGGCATGCGCTTCCCAGATCTGGTTGCAAACATCCGCTTGGACCAAGGTTGGGGTTCTGCCCAGATCATGGGTGCTTTGACAGAGATCCGTTATCTTGAATCTTATCCTTCTGGTCTCCTTGGTTGGGCCGTCGGTGGTGGTGTAGAATTTAATCTACCATTCTTCACCAGCTATCTCTCCGGCTTCCAGGGTGTGGTTCAGGCAACCTTCTCTCAAGGCGCACTCGGTTACGTGAACAGTGACTGGCAGAACGTCGTATGGGATTCAACATCGCTCACAGATGGTGAAGACGGTATTGCTACCGGTTGGTCCATTGCTTGGGGCTTCCAGGCAGACTTCTCACCTGAGTGGAACGCAGCTATCCAGGCTTCCTTCGCCAACGCTCGCTCCAAGTTCCTATGGAACCAGAGCCAGTGGGATGTTGTCGGTAAGATCGGCTGGACACCTGTTAGCGGCTTCGAAATCGGTACTGAAGTTGCGTACCGTAACGTAGGTTTGGGTGATCTGTATCCAGATAACGCAGTTAACGGTGGTAACCCAACTCGCCCAATCGGTCAGCAGGATATCATCTCCATCCTGCTCCGTGTTCAAAGGGACTTCTGA
- the rsmD gene encoding 16S rRNA (guanine(966)-N(2))-methyltransferase RsmD, whose protein sequence is MRIVAGRFRGTALATPKTQNTRPTTDRMRETIFNVLAHAYGNPVQDARVLDLFAGTGALGLEAMSRGSKYCVFVEDAVEPRGLIRRNVETTGLMGATKILRRDATSLGHAGTMMPFDLVFLDPPYRQELGEKALASAAAGGWLNEGALCIWEEDASVSPVIPDGFEGLDVRHAGDSQILIVRYVGL, encoded by the coding sequence GTGAGAATTGTTGCTGGACGATTTCGGGGAACAGCGCTCGCTACACCCAAGACGCAGAATACACGGCCAACCACTGACCGGATGAGAGAGACCATCTTCAATGTTCTCGCTCATGCCTATGGCAATCCGGTTCAGGATGCCCGTGTGCTAGACCTGTTCGCAGGCACCGGTGCTCTGGGTCTGGAAGCGATGAGCCGTGGCAGCAAATACTGCGTGTTCGTTGAAGACGCCGTGGAGCCGCGCGGTCTGATCCGCCGGAATGTGGAGACCACCGGTTTAATGGGGGCCACGAAGATCCTGCGCCGCGATGCGACTTCTCTGGGACATGCCGGCACCATGATGCCGTTCGATCTGGTGTTTCTAGATCCGCCCTACCGGCAGGAGCTGGGCGAAAAGGCTCTGGCGAGTGCCGCAGCCGGTGGCTGGCTCAATGAAGGCGCACTATGCATCTGGGAAGAAGATGCGAGCGTGTCGCCGGTGATCCCCGATGGGTTTGAGGGACTGGACGTGCGCCACGCCGGTGACAGCCAGATCTTGATTGTGCGGTACGTGGGGCTGTAA